One stretch of Nitrospirota bacterium DNA includes these proteins:
- a CDS encoding glycosyltransferase family 4 protein: MKECFINGRFLSKPITGVERYAYELVIALDKLLQSEKIDRNEYTLTILTPNVPSSGIKLKYIKIRQVGNFSGNLWEQIELPYYCKGQVLFNLCNAAPLFKKKQVVTIHDASVFANQDTYSLKFRIWYQFLLRSIVKWSAAVITDSLFSKDELMKYCGVPREKVHDISLGVDHILSFKSDHSILRKWNLVESRYILAVGSSSPNKNFESLVKAAKLLNLNDIPIVIAGGTNDKIFNNQKTDYAMSCIHVGYVTDGELRSLYEHALCFVFPSLYEGFGLPPLEAMMCGCPVITSNVSSLPEVCQNGVLYCDPNDLKDISEKISSVIKDDELRSNLVELGLIQSKQYTWELCGLKTFEILREVIN, translated from the coding sequence ATGAAAGAGTGTTTTATTAATGGTCGTTTTCTATCCAAACCGATAACTGGTGTTGAGCGATATGCTTATGAATTAGTCATTGCTTTGGATAAGCTATTGCAATCTGAAAAAATTGATCGAAATGAGTATACCCTTACTATACTTACACCTAACGTTCCCAGCAGTGGCATAAAATTAAAATATATAAAAATAAGACAGGTTGGAAATTTTTCCGGGAATTTATGGGAGCAAATTGAGCTGCCTTACTATTGTAAGGGCCAAGTATTATTTAATTTGTGTAATGCTGCTCCGCTATTTAAGAAAAAACAAGTGGTAACTATACATGACGCATCCGTTTTTGCCAATCAGGACACTTATTCTTTGAAGTTTAGGATATGGTATCAATTTCTTCTTAGGTCAATTGTTAAATGGTCTGCAGCTGTCATCACGGATTCGTTGTTTTCAAAAGATGAATTGATGAAATATTGTGGTGTCCCCAGAGAGAAAGTCCATGATATTTCACTGGGCGTCGATCACATTCTTTCTTTTAAATCGGATCACAGCATTCTTAGAAAATGGAATCTCGTAGAAAGCAGGTATATTTTGGCAGTTGGAAGTTCAAGCCCTAATAAAAATTTTGAATCGTTAGTAAAGGCCGCAAAGCTGCTAAATCTAAACGATATACCTATAGTTATAGCGGGAGGAACAAATGATAAGATATTTAATAATCAAAAAACAGATTATGCAATGAGTTGTATTCATGTTGGCTATGTAACGGATGGTGAGTTGAGATCTCTTTATGAACATGCCCTTTGTTTTGTATTTCCATCGCTTTACGAAGGGTTCGGATTGCCTCCATTGGAAGCAATGATGTGTGGATGTCCCGTAATCACCTCCAACGTCTCATCACTACCTGAAGTATGTCAAAATGGTGTTTTATATTGTGATCCGAACGATCTTAAGGATATTTCTGAGAAAATTTCGTCTGTTATTAAAGATGACGAATTAAGATCAAACCTAGTGGAACTCGGATTAATTCAATCAAAACAATATACCTGGGAATTATGTGGATTGAAGACGTTCGAAATATTAAGAGAAGTGATTAATTGA
- a CDS encoding glycosyltransferase: protein MKVALVHDYLNQFGGAERVVEILHEMFPDAPIFTSFFIPEDLPSVFTKLDIRESLMRYLPFLKRHFKKYLLLYPKAFESFDLEGYDLILSSSSAFAKGIIIPKNALHICYCYTPMRFVWDYHSYIEKEKIGSTIKMFLPFAIRYLKKWDLASVRNVHHFIAISDHIRKRIRRCYQIESEIIYPPVNTSSFELGDDQESYFLIVSRLNAYKSIDIVIEAFNQLGLPLVIAGGGPQKEALESISKPNITFLGKVSEERLKDLYRKSKAFIFPGEEDFGMAPVESMASGRPVIAFGKGGALETIIDGKTGIFFQEQNSESVIDAVKRFHKISFNSIDIRKHAKAFDSAQFRERMKQFIKNKYDAFQSELKSSSSP from the coding sequence TTGAAAGTAGCGCTTGTCCATGACTATTTAAATCAGTTCGGCGGAGCTGAACGGGTTGTTGAGATTCTTCACGAAATGTTTCCAGATGCACCTATATTTACCTCTTTTTTTATTCCGGAAGATTTGCCTTCCGTATTTACCAAGCTGGATATTCGGGAATCGCTTATGCGGTATTTACCTTTCCTGAAACGGCATTTTAAGAAATATCTTTTGTTATACCCTAAAGCATTTGAAAGTTTCGACTTGGAGGGGTATGATCTTATTTTGAGCAGTAGCAGCGCATTTGCCAAGGGGATTATTATACCGAAAAATGCCCTGCATATCTGCTATTGCTACACCCCAATGAGATTTGTCTGGGACTATCATTCTTATATTGAAAAAGAAAAAATTGGTTCAACAATAAAAATGTTCTTGCCCTTCGCTATTCGCTATTTAAAGAAATGGGATCTTGCTTCCGTGAGAAATGTTCACCATTTCATTGCCATATCGGACCATATAAGAAAAAGAATAAGGAGATGCTATCAAATTGAATCAGAGATAATTTATCCGCCAGTAAATACTTCTAGTTTTGAGCTGGGAGACGATCAAGAAAGCTATTTTCTGATCGTTTCGAGATTAAATGCTTATAAGAGTATTGACATCGTAATCGAGGCATTCAACCAATTGGGACTCCCCCTGGTTATTGCAGGAGGCGGTCCTCAGAAAGAGGCATTAGAATCTATATCCAAACCGAACATCACTTTTCTCGGAAAGGTGTCAGAAGAAAGGTTGAAAGATCTTTATCGTAAATCCAAGGCCTTTATATTTCCCGGTGAGGAGGACTTCGGAATGGCTCCTGTCGAGTCCATGGCATCTGGCCGTCCCGTCATTGCTTTCGGAAAAGGGGGAGCACTTGAAACTATCATAGATGGAAAGACAGGAATTTTTTTTCAGGAACAAAATTCGGAATCAGTGATTGACGCAGTAAAACGATTTCATAAGATTTCATTTAACTCAATTGACATCAGAAAACATGCCAAGGCATTTGATAGCGCCCAATTTAGAGAGAGGATGAAGCAATTTATTAAAAACAAATACGATGCCTTTCAATCGGAATTAAAAAGCTCCTCTTCCCCATAA
- a CDS encoding sugar transferase — protein sequence MLRQKTRLVSFLLYFLDQTILLLSFYLSYLFRNSSFIKTIGITDPFYNQTWLLLIILPVWSLLFYFSRLYESQRTRTLLHEIRLIFITSAIGTLFIGFLVFAIRAHSASRFLILTFGFFSFLLLSMARILIREIARIVRKKGFNFRAIVIVGTGKRAREIAKSIERNGHWGLKFIGFVSDIPSARFTKIMGLPVLGLVEDLTKIIDQHVIDEVVFAVSRKRLENLEESFLICEEEGINARVAVNFFPHMIAKVHLEDLHGIPLLTFSTVPYNEFLLLIKRIMDVIVSTFLIVALIPIYGIIVFLIKISSPGPVFFKQIRVGRNGRHFGLYKFRSMVINAEEQKRDLAVLNEMDGPVFKIKNDPRITSMGKWLRKTSLDEIPQFWNVLVGEMSLVGPRPPLPEEVAHYKRWQKRKLSMKPGITCLWQISGRNRNINFEEWMNLDLKYIDNWSLKLDMEIFLKTIPVVLWGRGAF from the coding sequence ATGCTGCGACAAAAAACTCGCCTTGTATCTTTCTTGCTTTATTTTTTGGATCAAACCATTCTTCTTCTGAGTTTCTATCTATCTTACCTCTTTAGAAATTCTTCGTTCATAAAAACAATTGGCATTACAGATCCTTTTTATAATCAAACGTGGTTGTTGCTTATTATTTTACCGGTATGGTCTTTACTCTTTTATTTTTCCCGCCTTTACGAGTCTCAGCGAACCCGCACTCTATTGCATGAAATTAGGTTAATTTTTATTACTTCAGCGATAGGAACTCTATTTATTGGGTTTCTCGTATTTGCCATTAGAGCCCATTCAGCAAGTCGCTTTCTCATCTTAACATTCGGATTTTTTTCGTTTCTATTATTATCTATGGCTCGTATCCTAATACGTGAAATCGCTAGAATTGTTCGCAAGAAGGGTTTTAATTTTAGAGCGATCGTTATTGTTGGTACCGGAAAAAGAGCTCGAGAAATTGCTAAAAGCATAGAAAGAAATGGACACTGGGGATTGAAATTTATTGGCTTCGTTTCAGATATTCCATCAGCTCGCTTTACAAAGATAATGGGACTTCCTGTTCTTGGACTTGTTGAGGATCTGACTAAGATTATTGATCAACATGTCATTGATGAAGTGGTATTTGCTGTGTCAAGGAAAAGGCTCGAGAACCTGGAAGAGTCGTTTCTAATTTGCGAGGAAGAAGGAATTAACGCCAGAGTCGCGGTTAATTTCTTTCCCCACATGATCGCAAAAGTGCATCTCGAGGATCTCCATGGCATTCCTCTCCTCACTTTTTCAACGGTACCTTATAACGAATTTCTGTTACTCATTAAACGTATCATGGATGTGATAGTATCCACTTTCCTAATTGTTGCGCTGATTCCAATATATGGAATCATTGTTTTTTTAATAAAGATCTCGTCGCCCGGTCCAGTATTTTTCAAACAAATAAGAGTAGGAAGAAACGGGCGCCACTTCGGGCTTTATAAGTTCAGGTCAATGGTCATCAACGCAGAAGAACAGAAGAGAGATCTCGCAGTGTTAAATGAAATGGACGGCCCTGTTTTTAAAATTAAAAATGATCCCCGAATTACTTCGATGGGAAAATGGTTAAGAAAAACGAGTCTGGACGAAATTCCCCAATTTTGGAATGTCCTTGTGGGTGAAATGAGCCTGGTGGGACCTCGTCCTCCCCTACCGGAGGAAGTGGCTCATTACAAAAGATGGCAGAAAAGAAAGCTTTCAATGAAACCGGGAATCACCTGCCTCTGGCAAATCAGCGGCAGAAATAGAAACATCAATTTTGAAGAATGGATGAATCTAGATCTAAAATATATAGATAACTGGTCGTTAAAACTGGATATGGAGATATTTTTGAAAACGATTCCTGTTGTGTTATGGGGAAGAGGAGCTTTTTAA
- a CDS encoding pilus assembly protein produces MFLSVQNRKGAVLAEWIIVFPLLLFLFLGIAQLGFIMNAKNTVTYAAYSTARVLLTRGNPAHFGQNLEEEGRKSAALVCIGITGMENVTPYLPSSDPDIIHIASRYDQDERSHADFLQRYSAALDKTRLNILEIREVNDLIKVKVEVLYDYELDFPIVNQFIARVFSEFSRYGYPHITLRSTVSLG; encoded by the coding sequence ATGTTTTTATCAGTGCAGAACAGAAAAGGTGCAGTTTTAGCAGAGTGGATCATTGTATTTCCCCTTCTTTTATTCCTTTTCCTCGGAATAGCTCAGCTTGGGTTTATCATGAACGCCAAGAATACAGTTACTTACGCGGCCTATTCCACCGCCCGCGTTCTTCTTACAAGAGGCAATCCAGCCCATTTTGGACAGAATCTCGAAGAGGAAGGGAGAAAATCAGCAGCGCTTGTCTGTATCGGGATTACCGGTATGGAAAACGTCACTCCCTATCTGCCGTCATCCGATCCCGATATTATCCATATTGCCAGCCGATATGACCAGGACGAAAGGTCTCATGCCGATTTCTTACAGAGATACTCTGCGGCACTTGATAAAACGCGTCTTAATATCCTTGAAATTAGGGAAGTTAACGACTTAATTAAAGTAAAAGTTGAAGTATTATATGACTATGAGCTCGATTTTCCGATTGTAAACCAGTTCATTGCAAGAGTATTTTCTGAGTTTTCCAGGTATGGCTATCCTCACATTACCCTCCGATCGACCGTTTCCCTGGGATAA
- a CDS encoding Tad domain-containing protein, which translates to MECGNQKGSIFIFSLFTILVLTGFLAIVANGGYLITNKIQIQNAVDSAAYSGAVVQARGLNTLSALNQTLANVDSVYQKALFAWTSAVLADEGEPEGPAQTFWRSIYEKPLRAICSPEYLRKIYCIESRIVSRFNDRVRSEKCHSGNLSSDHRSVVAGESESMGIANLGPLEVQNLPFADFSAWSMNFDQGSKKPGLSVEINSESAKHLTGAGANEVSIGIVCDIPARWGLKPDFNKSQYVLSSATTPEKQGLYFSYYFGSGNKSYAIAKAKPFRKNMTSLELLTSDWNARLVPINASREDEETFQRFRRSTEGKELGFQQVPTGPLLH; encoded by the coding sequence ATGGAATGTGGCAATCAAAAAGGCTCCATCTTCATTTTTTCACTTTTTACCATTTTGGTATTAACGGGATTTTTGGCGATCGTGGCAAATGGCGGATATCTCATCACCAACAAAATACAGATACAAAATGCAGTTGACTCCGCTGCCTACTCAGGTGCTGTTGTTCAGGCAAGAGGATTAAACACGCTTTCGGCTTTAAATCAAACACTCGCAAATGTGGATTCGGTTTATCAGAAAGCTCTTTTCGCCTGGACGTCGGCTGTCCTGGCAGACGAAGGAGAGCCTGAAGGTCCAGCTCAAACCTTTTGGCGATCGATCTACGAGAAACCCTTGAGGGCCATCTGTTCCCCTGAATATCTTCGAAAAATTTATTGTATCGAGTCGAGAATTGTCTCCCGATTTAATGATCGTGTTAGAAGTGAAAAATGCCATTCAGGTAATTTATCTTCAGATCATAGAAGTGTCGTAGCAGGGGAGTCCGAATCAATGGGAATAGCAAATCTGGGTCCCCTTGAGGTGCAAAATCTCCCATTTGCTGATTTCAGTGCCTGGTCGATGAATTTTGATCAAGGGAGCAAAAAACCAGGACTTTCTGTAGAGATTAATTCCGAAAGTGCAAAACATTTGACTGGAGCCGGTGCGAATGAGGTTTCAATCGGAATTGTCTGTGACATTCCGGCGCGGTGGGGTCTGAAACCGGACTTTAATAAGAGTCAATATGTATTGAGCAGCGCAACCACGCCGGAAAAACAGGGACTTTATTTTTCGTATTATTTCGGAAGCGGAAATAAGTCTTATGCGATAGCCAAGGCCAAGCCATTCAGGAAGAACATGACTAGTCTTGAACTTCTGACCAGCGATTGGAACGCGCGACTGGTACCAATCAATGCCTCGCGTGAAGATGAAGAAACCTTTCAAAGATTCAGACGATCCACGGAAGGAAAAGAGTTAGGGTTTCAACAAGTGCCGACCGGTCCTCTATTGCACTGA
- the cpaB gene encoding Flp pilus assembly protein CpaB: MTNPTLKRLFPLIVSIGAGLLAVALLQIYLKKERNKMDEAEKLFAVAMINTDLPAGTTIEESFFEKKEIPKKYFHEKEVLFSDLSQVMGQPLRYPVKNGETLLWTGISGKRDNALSTLLEKGKRALTLGVDEITSVSGLIQPGDHVDILGTFFVGSLQKEGFSLNQGEATVMLQQNVLVLAVGTELHLRKNGNGDENNGYSGLTVAVTPEEAGHLILAQNRGKLMLILRHFGDTEVISDIPRVTYDEIRLGKEVRYLSKERNQKIIEIPLENSKKRK, from the coding sequence ATGACGAATCCAACATTAAAAAGGCTGTTTCCTCTTATTGTTTCGATTGGTGCAGGACTCCTGGCCGTGGCACTCCTTCAGATTTATTTGAAAAAGGAACGAAACAAGATGGATGAAGCGGAAAAACTGTTCGCAGTAGCCATGATAAATACCGACCTGCCGGCCGGGACCACAATTGAAGAATCGTTTTTTGAAAAAAAAGAAATCCCAAAGAAATATTTCCATGAAAAAGAGGTACTTTTTTCGGATCTTTCTCAAGTTATGGGACAGCCGCTTAGGTATCCGGTAAAAAATGGCGAGACGCTTCTCTGGACCGGTATTAGCGGAAAACGGGACAATGCACTATCAACCCTTCTGGAGAAAGGAAAACGAGCTCTGACGCTGGGAGTAGATGAAATTACTTCGGTCTCAGGGCTCATTCAGCCAGGTGATCACGTCGATATTTTAGGAACATTTTTTGTCGGGAGCCTTCAAAAAGAAGGTTTTTCTCTAAATCAGGGAGAGGCAACAGTCATGCTTCAGCAAAACGTTCTTGTTTTGGCGGTTGGAACGGAACTTCATCTTCGAAAGAATGGAAATGGGGATGAAAACAACGGATACAGCGGGTTGACAGTGGCCGTGACTCCTGAAGAGGCCGGTCACTTGATTCTCGCTCAAAATCGAGGAAAACTGATGCTGATACTGCGCCATTTCGGGGACACTGAGGTAATTTCCGACATTCCCAGGGTGACCTACGATGAAATTCGATTGGGAAAGGAAGTTCGTTATCTCTCGAAGGAGCGGAATCAAAAAATTATTGAAATCCCGCTAGAGAATTCCAAGAAGAGAAAGTAG